Proteins from a single region of Allocatelliglobosispora scoriae:
- a CDS encoding inositol monophosphatase family protein, which translates to MTNNDPGALLEIAVAIARRAAETARTMRDQAIEQVDTKSTKTDVVTEADRAVERQIVAELARLRPGDAVLGEEYGEAASSARVRWVVDPIDGTVNYLYGLPQYAVSIAVELDGSPIAGVVRNAVTGAEWTATRGGGAWRDGRRLTGSTETDLAQALAATGFGYAAERRAHQAAVLAGLITRVRDIRRFGSAALDLCAAAEGLVDVYYEQGLAPWDLAAGGLIAEEAGLLVTGLNGAPAGTRLAIAAPPALHRPLHDHLAALDASGGP; encoded by the coding sequence GTGACGAACAACGACCCCGGAGCACTGCTGGAGATCGCTGTCGCGATCGCCCGCCGAGCAGCCGAGACCGCACGAACCATGCGTGACCAGGCGATCGAACAGGTCGACACCAAGAGCACCAAGACCGACGTGGTGACGGAGGCCGATCGGGCGGTCGAGCGCCAGATCGTCGCCGAACTCGCCCGGCTCCGCCCGGGCGACGCCGTCCTCGGTGAAGAGTACGGCGAGGCAGCCTCCTCGGCTCGGGTCCGCTGGGTCGTGGATCCGATCGACGGGACGGTCAATTACCTCTACGGTCTGCCCCAGTATGCAGTCTCCATCGCCGTGGAGCTCGACGGCTCCCCCATCGCGGGGGTCGTGCGCAACGCGGTGACCGGCGCGGAGTGGACCGCGACCCGGGGCGGGGGAGCGTGGCGCGACGGCCGGAGGCTGACCGGCTCGACCGAGACGGACCTGGCCCAGGCCCTGGCGGCGACAGGTTTCGGCTACGCGGCCGAGCGCCGCGCACACCAGGCCGCGGTCCTCGCGGGTCTGATCACGCGGGTACGCGACATCCGCCGCTTCGGTTCGGCGGCCCTCGACCTCTGCGCTGCTGCCGAGGGTCTGGTCGACGTCTACTACGAACAGGGCCTGGCCCCCTGGGACCTGGCGGCCGGCGGCCTCATCGCGGAGGAGGCGGGCCTGCTGGTGACGGGCCTCAACGGCGCCCCGGCGGGCACCAGGCTGGCCATAGCCGCCCCGCCCGCCCTGCACCGACCCTTGCACGACCACCTGGCCGCTCTAGACGCCTCAGGCGGTCCGTAA
- a CDS encoding DUF3159 domain-containing protein, with amino-acid sequence MSAQLGGWRGLVEASIPVLVFVITNVILGLVFDDDATFGAIGTKPALKLAVIAAVVVALAMAAWRLSQRQSIRHAMNGLFGIALGAILAWNSGEARDFYLPGLFIGMGYGVALLSSVFFKQPLVGWVWSVVADGGRKDWRDDPRLVRTFAWLTVLWAATYFVKTGVQVVLYAQDMPTALGIARIAFGYPPYLLLVALTVWAVRRVRTPAP; translated from the coding sequence ATGTCGGCTCAGCTCGGCGGCTGGCGCGGCCTGGTCGAGGCGAGCATCCCGGTCCTGGTCTTCGTGATCACCAACGTGATCCTCGGGCTCGTCTTCGACGACGACGCCACCTTCGGCGCCATCGGCACCAAGCCTGCACTCAAGCTCGCCGTGATCGCGGCGGTCGTGGTCGCCCTGGCGATGGCGGCCTGGCGGCTCAGCCAGCGCCAGTCGATCCGCCACGCGATGAACGGGCTCTTCGGCATCGCGCTCGGCGCGATCCTCGCCTGGAACTCCGGCGAGGCCCGCGACTTCTACCTGCCGGGCCTCTTCATCGGCATGGGCTACGGCGTGGCGCTGCTCAGCTCGGTCTTCTTCAAGCAACCGCTCGTCGGCTGGGTCTGGTCGGTCGTCGCCGACGGCGGCCGCAAGGACTGGCGCGACGACCCCCGGCTGGTGCGGACCTTCGCCTGGCTGACGGTGCTGTGGGCGGCGACCTACTTCGTGAAGACCGGCGTCCAGGTCGTGCTCTACGCCCAGGACATGCCCACCGCGCTCGGCATCGCCCGGATCGCCTTCGGCTACCCGCCCTACCTGCTGCTCGTCGCGCTCACGGTCTGGGCGGTTCGACGGGTACGCACACCGGCGCCCTAG
- a CDS encoding LytR C-terminal domain-containing protein, with protein MTFARIRSLVLVAVLLLAAGVLVVIAITRDTQTDSAHQAQACPAGYVQANLRLPEETRTIKINVYNATDTVNLATNVGTDFRNRKFTVVKTANDPLKKAVGDVAVLRYGPKTVGAAYLLDAYFLNAAKHEFDIARTDDVVDVVIGTGFRQLATSTEVAQAVIAAGPAFVDRHPPAPKGTCDSGF; from the coding sequence ATGACTTTTGCACGGATACGGTCACTTGTCCTCGTCGCGGTGCTGCTGCTCGCCGCCGGCGTACTCGTGGTCATCGCGATCACCCGCGACACCCAGACGGACTCCGCGCACCAGGCGCAGGCGTGTCCGGCCGGCTACGTCCAGGCCAACCTTCGGCTCCCCGAGGAGACCCGGACGATCAAGATCAATGTCTATAACGCCACGGATACGGTCAACCTGGCGACCAATGTCGGCACGGACTTCCGCAACCGCAAGTTCACGGTGGTCAAGACCGCCAACGACCCGCTGAAGAAGGCGGTCGGCGACGTGGCGGTGCTGCGCTACGGACCCAAGACGGTCGGCGCCGCCTACCTGCTGGATGCGTACTTCCTGAACGCCGCCAAGCACGAATTCGACATCGCCCGGACCGACGACGTGGTCGACGTGGTCATCGGCACCGGCTTCCGCCAGCTCGCCACCTCCACCGAGGTGGCCCAGGCGGTCATCGCAGCCGGCCCCGCGTTCGTCGACCGCCACCCCCCAGCCCCCAAGGGCACCTGCGACAGCGGCTTCTGA
- a CDS encoding DUF4193 domain-containing protein, translated as MATDYDAPRRDEAELGEDSLEELKARRVDSQSASVDVDEAEAAENFELPGADIGDEELSVKVVPLQADEFTCSRCFLVHHRSQLAGERNGLPICRECA; from the coding sequence ATGGCCACCGACTATGACGCCCCGCGCAGAGACGAGGCTGAACTCGGTGAGGACAGCCTCGAGGAGCTCAAGGCACGTCGCGTCGACTCGCAGTCGGCCAGCGTCGATGTGGATGAGGCCGAGGCAGCCGAGAATTTCGAGCTACCCGGTGCCGATATCGGCGACGAGGAGCTCAGCGTGAAGGTGGTGCCGCTGCAGGCTGACGAGTTCACCTGCTCGCGCTGCTTCCTCGTGCATCACCGCAGCCAATTGGCCGGCGAGCGCAATGGACTCCCGATATGCAGGGAATGCGCCTGA
- a CDS encoding potassium channel family protein yields MHVVIMGCGRVGSTLAHSLETLGHSVAVIDQDGDAFRRLPADFSGVTVTGVGFDREVLIQAGIEHADAFAAVSSGDNSNIISARLARETFNVGKVVARIYDAGRAEVYERLGIPTVATVRWTALRMVRHLVPDALPEVWRDPTSVVSITEVPLNPGWIGQPLKAVEDACGTRTAYLMRFGLGILPTGSTVLQDGDQLFMLVTDDIVDAVRHATGAAPTPAH; encoded by the coding sequence GTGCACGTAGTGATCATGGGCTGCGGGCGGGTGGGATCGACGCTCGCGCACAGCCTTGAGACGCTCGGGCACTCCGTCGCGGTCATCGACCAGGACGGTGACGCCTTCCGGCGGCTGCCGGCCGATTTCAGCGGCGTGACCGTCACCGGGGTCGGCTTCGACCGCGAGGTGCTGATCCAGGCGGGCATCGAGCACGCCGACGCCTTCGCGGCGGTCTCCAGCGGCGACAACTCCAACATCATCTCCGCCCGGCTGGCGCGGGAGACCTTCAACGTCGGCAAGGTCGTCGCCCGGATCTACGACGCCGGTCGCGCCGAGGTCTACGAGCGGCTCGGCATCCCCACGGTCGCGACGGTCCGGTGGACCGCCCTGCGGATGGTCCGGCACCTCGTGCCCGACGCGCTGCCCGAGGTGTGGCGTGACCCGACGAGCGTCGTCTCGATCACCGAGGTGCCGCTGAACCCGGGCTGGATCGGCCAGCCGCTCAAGGCGGTCGAGGATGCCTGCGGCACGCGGACGGCTTACCTCATGCGCTTCGGCCTGGGCATCCTGCCGACGGGCTCCACGGTCCTGCAGGACGGTGACCAGCTCTTCATGCTCGTCACCGACGACATCGTCGACGCCGTCCGCCACGCCACCGGCGCCGCGCCCACGCCCGCCCACTGA
- a CDS encoding DUF3093 domain-containing protein: MPWWWWPVGFLTAGVAAAELGMGVSEELSWLPYAITGLVVVAGLLWLGRLRVAVRGSELLVDDARLPVRFVTDAIPLDVNGRRELLGVSADPMAFVVVRPWVAGAVQIVLDDPDDPTPYWVVSSRRPQRLASALLAAAGRE; encoded by the coding sequence GTGCCCTGGTGGTGGTGGCCGGTCGGCTTTCTGACCGCCGGTGTCGCCGCCGCTGAGCTGGGGATGGGTGTCTCCGAGGAGCTGTCGTGGCTGCCGTACGCGATCACGGGGCTCGTCGTCGTGGCGGGCCTGCTGTGGCTGGGGCGGCTGCGGGTCGCGGTGCGCGGCTCCGAGCTGCTCGTCGACGACGCGAGGCTGCCGGTGCGATTCGTCACCGACGCGATCCCGCTCGACGTCAACGGGCGGCGCGAGCTGCTCGGCGTCTCGGCGGACCCGATGGCCTTCGTCGTGGTGCGGCCGTGGGTCGCCGGTGCCGTCCAGATCGTGCTGGACGATCCCGACGACCCGACGCCCTACTGGGTGGTCTCCAGCCGCCGTCCGCAGCGGCTGGCGTCCGCGCTACTGGCCGCCGCCGGGCGGGAGTAG
- a CDS encoding DUF3710 domain-containing protein has product MIFSRQKSGRHAATAQQLELDSAARAGLDAAADSDGRGEVGPFDLSEAPISNRLDLGSLQVPAIDGVEIRVQADPDGAIQQVVLVFGESALQLGVFAAPRHEGIWDEIRDEIRKSLFNDGVAAEDVPGRYGIELRARVRTPDGLTDLRFVGVDGPRWLVRAVYQGPAAIDPATAEPLVACLEGLVVARGQDAKPAREPLPLRLPQEMADAAIAAGPQPAPEPEPAADQASEKRKPSPRPRR; this is encoded by the coding sequence GTGATCTTCTCCCGGCAGAAGAGCGGACGGCACGCTGCCACGGCGCAGCAGCTGGAGCTCGACTCGGCGGCACGCGCCGGGCTCGACGCGGCGGCCGACTCCGACGGTCGCGGCGAGGTGGGCCCGTTCGATCTGAGCGAGGCGCCCATCTCCAACCGCCTCGACCTCGGCAGCCTTCAGGTTCCCGCGATCGACGGGGTGGAGATCCGGGTGCAGGCCGACCCGGACGGCGCGATCCAGCAGGTGGTGCTCGTCTTCGGCGAGAGCGCCCTGCAGCTCGGCGTCTTCGCGGCACCCCGCCACGAGGGCATCTGGGACGAGATCCGCGACGAGATCCGCAAGTCGCTCTTCAACGACGGGGTCGCCGCCGAGGACGTGCCGGGGCGTTACGGCATCGAGCTGCGCGCCCGGGTGCGTACCCCCGATGGTTTGACCGATCTTCGCTTCGTCGGCGTGGACGGGCCGCGCTGGCTGGTCCGGGCGGTCTACCAGGGTCCGGCCGCGATCGACCCGGCGACCGCCGAGCCGCTCGTGGCGTGCCTGGAAGGGCTGGTCGTGGCCCGCGGCCAGGACGCCAAGCCGGCCCGCGAGCCGCTGCCGCTGCGACTGCCCCAGGAGATGGCCGACGCGGCGATCGCGGCGGGCCCGCAGCCGGCGCCGGAGCCCGAGCCCGCCGCCGACCAGGCATCGGAGAAGCGCAAGCCCTCCCCCCGTCCGCGACGCTGA
- the dut gene encoding dUTP diphosphatase, with product METVAVGVRMIDADLPLPAYAHPGDAGADLHAAESVELAPGERRLVRTGIAIELPVGFVGLVHPRSGLAAKLGVTLLNAPGTVDAGYRGEILVNLINHDRVATATISRGDRIAQLVIQRVEAAQFHRVAELGDSARGDGGHGSTGGHAVLAHQSGRTDQ from the coding sequence ATGGAGACTGTCGCCGTAGGTGTTCGCATGATCGATGCCGATCTGCCGCTGCCGGCTTACGCCCACCCGGGTGACGCGGGCGCCGACCTGCACGCCGCCGAGTCCGTCGAGCTCGCACCCGGCGAGCGCCGCCTGGTCCGGACCGGGATCGCGATCGAGTTGCCCGTGGGGTTCGTGGGGCTGGTGCATCCCCGCTCGGGCCTCGCCGCGAAGTTGGGGGTGACGCTGCTCAACGCACCAGGTACGGTCGACGCCGGTTACCGGGGCGAGATCCTCGTGAACCTGATCAACCACGATCGGGTCGCCACCGCGACGATTTCGCGGGGTGACCGGATCGCCCAACTTGTTATACAACGGGTTGAGGCAGCGCAGTTCCACCGCGTGGCGGAGCTGGGCGACTCGGCCCGCGGTGACGGCGGGCACGGTTCGACGGGCGGTCACGCGGTGCTCGCCCATCAGAGCGGAAGGACGGACCAGTGA
- a CDS encoding OB-fold nucleic acid binding domain-containing protein, whose product MATDDQSDRSGLRRLLKRLTASDQELESEELRRDSAKPGCVCADTAGRGDVVNVAGRLRMVVYTPRTNLPTLEAELDDGTDVITLVFLGRRQIAGIEPGRALTARGRIAVRDGRKVIYNPHYELDASH is encoded by the coding sequence ATGGCAACTGACGATCAGTCCGATAGATCCGGGCTGCGCAGACTGCTGAAGCGTCTCACGGCCAGTGACCAGGAGCTGGAGTCGGAGGAGCTGCGCCGCGACAGCGCCAAACCAGGGTGCGTCTGTGCCGACACCGCCGGGCGGGGTGACGTCGTCAACGTGGCCGGTCGGCTGCGCATGGTCGTCTACACCCCGCGGACCAACCTGCCCACGCTCGAGGCCGAGCTCGACGACGGCACCGACGTGATCACGCTGGTCTTCCTCGGGCGACGCCAGATCGCCGGGATCGAGCCGGGCCGGGCATTGACGGCGCGTGGTCGCATCGCGGTCCGCGATGGCCGTAAAGTCATCTACAACCCCCACTATGAGCTGGACGCGTCGCACTGA
- a CDS encoding RNA polymerase sigma factor — MTEARQIGADVRSLTDALIAQAAQAGGQLTSAEIARSVEGADVTPSQAKKLIRALMEAGVTVVADGRAPKKVAAARQATPASKATTAKTTPAKAAKAAPAKAEPAKVVPAKKAAPAQAGPLDGAEKAAAKKAAAKPEGDDAKPVKAAAKKATPAKAMPAKKAAPAKAGAKDADPAAKKAGDEPDGVELEVEDLAAEIEDVVVDEPVELVQAAEADAATADDFEWDADESEALKQARKDAELTASADSVRAYLKQIGKVPLLNAEQEVELAKRIEAGLFASERLRAAEEDGAPIVREMQRDLLWISRDGDRAKNHLLEANLRLVVSLAKRYTGRGMAFLDLIQEGNLGLIRAVEKFDYTKGYKFSTYATWWIRQAITRAMADQARTIRIPVHMVEVINKLGRIQRELLQDLGREPTPEELAKEMDITPEKVLEIQQYAREPISLDQTIGDEGDSQLGDFIEDSEAVVAVDAVSFSLLQDQLQQVLQTLSEREAGVVRLRFGLTDGQPRTLDEIGQVYGVTRERIRQIESKTMSKLRHPSRSQVLRDYLD, encoded by the coding sequence GTGACAGAAGCCCGCCAGATCGGCGCCGACGTTCGCTCGCTCACCGACGCTCTCATCGCCCAGGCCGCCCAGGCCGGTGGTCAGCTGACGTCGGCGGAGATCGCGCGTTCCGTAGAGGGCGCCGACGTGACCCCGAGCCAGGCCAAGAAGCTCATTCGGGCCCTCATGGAGGCCGGAGTGACCGTCGTGGCCGACGGCCGCGCGCCCAAGAAGGTGGCTGCGGCACGACAGGCGACGCCTGCGTCCAAGGCAACCACCGCCAAAACCACGCCCGCCAAGGCGGCCAAGGCCGCTCCCGCGAAGGCGGAGCCCGCCAAGGTCGTGCCGGCGAAGAAGGCCGCACCCGCTCAGGCCGGCCCGCTCGACGGCGCCGAGAAGGCAGCCGCCAAGAAGGCGGCGGCGAAGCCCGAGGGCGACGACGCCAAGCCGGTGAAGGCTGCCGCGAAGAAGGCGACGCCGGCCAAGGCGATGCCGGCCAAGAAGGCCGCACCCGCCAAGGCGGGCGCCAAGGACGCCGATCCGGCCGCCAAGAAGGCCGGCGACGAGCCCGACGGTGTCGAACTCGAGGTCGAGGACCTCGCGGCCGAGATCGAGGACGTCGTCGTCGACGAGCCCGTCGAGCTGGTCCAGGCGGCCGAGGCCGACGCCGCGACCGCCGACGACTTCGAGTGGGACGCCGACGAGTCCGAGGCGCTCAAGCAGGCCCGCAAGGACGCCGAGCTGACCGCCTCCGCCGACTCGGTCCGTGCCTATCTCAAGCAGATCGGCAAGGTTCCGCTGCTCAACGCGGAGCAGGAGGTCGAGCTCGCCAAGCGCATCGAGGCCGGCCTCTTCGCGTCGGAGCGGCTGCGTGCGGCCGAGGAGGACGGCGCGCCGATCGTCCGCGAGATGCAGCGCGACCTGCTCTGGATCTCCCGCGACGGTGACCGCGCCAAGAACCACCTGCTCGAGGCCAACCTCCGGCTCGTCGTCTCGCTCGCGAAGCGCTACACGGGTCGCGGCATGGCATTCCTGGACCTCATCCAGGAAGGCAACCTCGGCCTCATCCGCGCCGTCGAAAAATTCGACTACACCAAGGGCTACAAATTCTCCACCTACGCCACCTGGTGGATCCGACAAGCCATCACCCGAGCCATGGCCGACCAGGCCCGCACCATCCGCATCCCGGTGCACATGGTCGAAGTGATCAACAAGCTCGGCCGCATCCAGCGTGAGCTGCTCCAGGACCTGGGCCGCGAGCCCACGCCGGAGGAGCTGGCGAAGGAGATGGACATCACACCCGAGAAGGTGCTGGAGATCCAGCAGTACGCTCGGGAGCCCATCTCGCTGGACCAGACGATCGGCGACGAGGGCGACAGCCAGCTCGGTGACTTCATCGAGGACTCCGAGGCGGTCGTCGCGGTCGACGCGGTCTCCTTCTCGCTCCTGCAGGACCAGCTCCAGCAGGTCCTGCAGACGCTCTCCGAGCGCGAGGCGGGCGTCGTGCGGCTCCGGTTCGGTCTGACCGACGGCCAGCCTCGCACGCTCGACGAGATCGGCCAGGTCTACGGGGTCACCCGGGAGCGGATCCGGCAGATCGAATCGAAGACCATGTCCAAGCTTCGTCACCCGTCCAGGTCCCAGGTTCTTCGCGATTATCTGGATTAG
- a CDS encoding potassium channel family protein, which produces MRVAIAGAGNVGRSIAQELIENGHQVMLIERLPKALRPERIPRAEWILADACELTSLQEMDLAGCDVVVAATGDDKTNLVVSLLAKTEFAVPRVVARVNRAENEWLFTEQWGVDVSVSKPRMMAALVEEAVTVGDLVRLMTFRQGEANLVEITLPVDAPYVGKPVRNVPLPPDSALVAIVRGKRVLTPSPDDPIEGGDELIFVCTAAVEDEVRSVLLGER; this is translated from the coding sequence ATGCGAGTCGCCATCGCCGGAGCCGGCAACGTGGGCCGTTCGATCGCCCAGGAGCTCATCGAGAACGGCCACCAGGTGATGCTTATCGAGCGCCTGCCCAAGGCGCTGCGACCCGAGCGCATCCCGCGGGCCGAGTGGATCCTCGCCGACGCCTGCGAGCTCACCAGCCTGCAGGAGATGGACCTCGCCGGCTGCGACGTCGTCGTCGCCGCGACCGGTGACGACAAGACCAACCTCGTCGTCTCGCTGCTCGCCAAGACCGAGTTCGCGGTGCCCCGGGTGGTCGCCCGTGTCAACCGCGCCGAAAACGAGTGGCTCTTCACCGAGCAGTGGGGCGTCGACGTCTCCGTCAGCAAGCCGCGCATGATGGCGGCGCTGGTCGAGGAGGCGGTCACCGTCGGCGATCTGGTCCGGCTGATGACCTTCCGGCAGGGCGAGGCCAACCTCGTCGAGATCACGCTGCCCGTCGACGCGCCCTATGTCGGCAAGCCGGTGCGCAACGTGCCGCTGCCGCCCGACAGCGCGCTCGTCGCCATCGTGCGCGGCAAGCGGGTGCTGACGCCCAGCCCGGACGACCCGATCGAGGGCGGCGACGAGCTGATCTTCGTCTGCACCGCCGCCGTCGAGGACGAGGTCCGGTCGGTCCTGCTCGGCGAGCGCTAG